Proteins from a single region of Nocardiopsis dassonvillei subsp. dassonvillei DSM 43111:
- a CDS encoding FAD-dependent monooxygenase has product MTAVRNVLISGAGIAGPTLAHWLHHHGIEATVVERAPAPRTGGYAIDVRGTALDVAERMGVLDGVRASATEMSRATTVDARGRRTGGFEASSVTADGRSAELLRGDLVRLVHAPTTAYTEYLYGDSVTAIEQEPDGVRVTFERSRPRVFDLVVGADGLHSTTRRLAFGPEAPHRRFLGSYISIFTVPNHPGLDREAVLFNTPGRLVAMYQTPRARGAKAMLALSAREENGVDRRPPGQQREFLRRAFAGHGWEADRILEAMERAPDFYFDSVAQIRMDRWSTGRVTLLGDAGYCPSPMSGQGSSLAVVGAHVLARELARHDDHRAALAAYEARMRPFVAANQDIADRGQAFLLPRTRPALLARGLLLRLAPLLSSLGGFDNRLSRASEALELDAPAPAGA; this is encoded by the coding sequence ATGACCGCCGTACGCAACGTCCTGATCTCCGGCGCGGGCATCGCCGGGCCGACCCTCGCCCACTGGCTCCACCACCACGGCATCGAGGCCACCGTCGTCGAACGCGCCCCCGCGCCCCGCACCGGCGGCTACGCCATCGACGTGCGCGGCACGGCCCTGGACGTCGCCGAGCGCATGGGGGTGCTCGACGGCGTCCGGGCCTCGGCCACCGAGATGTCCAGGGCCACGACCGTGGACGCCCGCGGCAGGCGCACGGGCGGCTTCGAGGCGAGTTCGGTCACCGCCGACGGCCGCTCCGCCGAACTGCTGCGCGGCGACCTGGTCCGCCTGGTCCACGCGCCGACCACCGCGTACACCGAGTACCTCTACGGGGACTCCGTCACCGCGATCGAACAGGAGCCGGACGGGGTCCGCGTGACCTTCGAGCGGTCCAGGCCGCGCGTGTTCGACCTCGTCGTGGGGGCGGACGGCCTGCACTCCACGACCCGGCGGCTCGCGTTCGGCCCGGAGGCCCCCCACCGCCGCTTCCTGGGCAGCTACATCAGCATCTTCACGGTGCCCAACCACCCGGGGCTGGACCGCGAGGCCGTGCTGTTCAACACCCCGGGGCGGCTCGTGGCCATGTACCAGACGCCCCGCGCGCGGGGGGCCAAGGCCATGCTGGCGCTGTCCGCGCGCGAGGAGAACGGCGTCGACCGCAGGCCGCCCGGACAGCAGAGGGAGTTCCTGCGCCGCGCCTTCGCCGGGCACGGGTGGGAGGCCGACCGGATCCTGGAGGCGATGGAGCGGGCCCCGGACTTCTACTTCGACTCCGTCGCCCAGATCCGCATGGACCGCTGGTCGACCGGGCGCGTGACCCTGCTCGGCGACGCCGGGTACTGCCCCTCCCCCATGTCGGGGCAGGGCAGCAGCCTGGCCGTGGTCGGCGCCCACGTCCTGGCACGGGAACTCGCCCGCCACGACGACCACCGCGCGGCGCTGGCCGCCTACGAGGCCCGGATGAGGCCGTTCGTGGCGGCCAACCAGGACATCGCCGACCGGGGCCAGGCGTTCCTGCTCCCGCGCACCCGACCGGCGCTGCTGGCACGCGGCCTCCTGCTCCGGCTGGCCCCGCTGCTGTCCTCCCTCGGCGGTTTCGACAACAGGCTGTCACGGGCGTCGGAGGCCCTGGAGCTGGACGCCCCCGCACCCGCCGGGGCCTGA
- a CDS encoding TetR/AcrR family transcriptional regulator, which produces MPRARSDTKAQIRAVALELFARKGFEKTSLREIAERLDITKAALYYHFPSKNDLLTSLVRPLGEDMEALFARYGGRGGADDPRALLGDYFDVCVRHSALLLAVLNDLGALADVGLVESVISWRRRLDALLVGPEGGVPARMGAVIALGGIQDLSVMFSPEEAADHRERAIDIAMAALESGMSDMD; this is translated from the coding sequence GTGCCCAGAGCGCGGAGCGACACCAAGGCGCAGATCCGGGCGGTGGCCCTGGAGCTGTTCGCCCGCAAGGGGTTCGAGAAGACCAGCCTGCGCGAGATAGCCGAGCGCCTGGACATCACCAAGGCCGCGCTGTACTACCACTTCCCCTCCAAGAACGACCTGCTCACGTCACTGGTCAGGCCCCTGGGCGAGGACATGGAGGCGCTCTTCGCCAGGTACGGCGGCCGTGGCGGGGCCGACGACCCGCGCGCGCTGCTGGGCGACTACTTCGACGTCTGCGTGCGCCACAGCGCCCTGCTGCTCGCCGTCCTCAACGACCTGGGCGCGCTGGCCGACGTGGGGCTGGTCGAATCCGTCATCTCCTGGCGCCGACGCCTGGACGCCCTCCTCGTGGGGCCCGAGGGCGGCGTGCCCGCCCGGATGGGCGCCGTGATCGCCCTCGGCGGCATCCAGGACCTCTCGGTCATGTTCTCCCCCGAGGAGGCCGCCGACCACCGCGAACGCGCCATCGACATCGCCATGGCCGCCCTGGAGTCGGGCATGTCCGATATGGACTAG
- the eno gene encoding phosphopyruvate hydratase has translation MASIEAVQAREILDSRGNPTVEVEVLLDDGTIARAGVPSGASTGQFEAVELRDGGDRYGGKGVTKAVTAVNDEIADELLGHAPDEQRIIDRALIDLDGTPDKSRIGANAILGASLAVARAAAAEAGLPLFRYIGGPNAHVLPVPMMNILNGGAHADSNVDIQEFMVAPIGAPTFSEAVRWGTEVYHALKSVLKAHGLATGVGDEGGFAPNLDSNRAALDLIVEAIEKAGYTPGTDIALALDVAASEFFSDGVYTFEGKARSSEEMAAYYAELVEAYPLVSIEDPLDEEDWEGWKKLTAQLGDKVQLVGDDLFVTNPERLQRGILADTANSLLVKVNQIGTLTETLDAVSLAQRSGYTAMISHRSGETEDTTIADIAVATNAGQIKTGAPARSERVAKYNQLLRIEEELDDAAVYAGVSAFPRFAARG, from the coding sequence GTGGCGTCCATCGAGGCAGTACAGGCGCGGGAGATCCTTGACTCCCGGGGCAACCCGACAGTCGAGGTCGAGGTTCTGCTCGACGACGGAACCATCGCGCGCGCGGGCGTCCCCAGCGGCGCCTCCACCGGCCAGTTCGAGGCCGTCGAGCTGCGCGACGGCGGTGACCGCTACGGCGGCAAGGGCGTGACCAAGGCCGTCACGGCCGTCAACGACGAGATCGCCGACGAGCTGCTCGGCCACGCCCCCGACGAGCAGCGCATCATCGACCGCGCGCTCATCGACCTGGACGGCACCCCGGACAAGTCCCGGATCGGCGCCAACGCCATCCTGGGCGCCTCCCTGGCCGTGGCCAGGGCCGCCGCGGCCGAGGCCGGGCTGCCCCTGTTCCGCTACATCGGCGGCCCCAACGCGCACGTGCTGCCGGTGCCGATGATGAACATCCTCAACGGCGGCGCGCACGCCGACAGCAACGTCGACATCCAGGAGTTCATGGTCGCGCCGATCGGCGCTCCCACCTTCTCCGAGGCCGTCCGCTGGGGCACCGAGGTCTACCACGCCCTCAAGTCGGTCCTCAAGGCCCACGGCCTGGCCACCGGCGTGGGCGACGAGGGCGGCTTCGCCCCCAACCTGGACAGCAACCGCGCCGCCCTCGACCTGATCGTGGAGGCCATCGAGAAGGCGGGCTACACCCCGGGCACCGACATCGCGCTCGCCCTGGACGTGGCCGCCAGCGAGTTCTTCAGCGACGGCGTGTACACCTTCGAGGGCAAGGCCCGCTCCTCGGAGGAGATGGCCGCCTACTACGCCGAGCTGGTGGAGGCCTACCCGCTCGTCTCGATCGAGGACCCCCTCGACGAGGAGGACTGGGAGGGCTGGAAGAAGCTCACCGCCCAGCTGGGCGACAAGGTGCAGCTCGTGGGCGACGACCTGTTCGTCACCAACCCCGAGCGGCTCCAGCGCGGCATCCTGGCCGACACCGCCAACTCGCTGCTGGTGAAGGTCAACCAGATCGGCACCCTCACCGAGACGCTGGACGCGGTCTCCCTCGCCCAGCGCAGCGGTTACACGGCCATGATCAGCCACCGCTCCGGCGAGACCGAGGACACCACCATCGCCGACATCGCGGTGGCCACCAACGCCGGGCAGATCAAGACCGGCGCCCCGGCTCGCAGCGAGCGGGTCGCCAAGTACAACCAGCTGCTGCGTATCGAGGAGGAACTCGACGACGCCGCCGTGTACGCGGGCGTGTCGGCCTTCCCGCGCTTCGCCGCGCGCGGCTAG
- a CDS encoding FtsB family cell division protein, with translation MLTSRAAILALVVCVIALSLAYPLREYIAQRAQLAELREERARMEQSVQDLRQREEEMTQDAYVEREARVRLHYQYPGETAYIVIPPDSEDEDEDDTGPSEPWFTTLWRSVEEADSPPPDDGL, from the coding sequence ATGCTCACCAGCCGCGCGGCCATCCTCGCGCTCGTGGTGTGCGTGATCGCGCTCAGCCTGGCCTACCCGCTGCGCGAGTACATCGCCCAGCGCGCCCAGCTCGCCGAACTCCGCGAGGAGCGCGCGCGCATGGAGCAGAGCGTGCAGGACCTGCGCCAGCGCGAGGAGGAGATGACCCAGGACGCCTATGTGGAGCGCGAGGCCCGCGTCCGGCTGCACTACCAGTACCCCGGCGAGACCGCCTACATCGTCATCCCTCCCGACTCCGAGGACGAGGACGAGGACGACACCGGCCCCAGCGAGCCCTGGTTCACCACCCTGTGGCGCTCGGTGGAAGAGGCCGACAGCCCGCCGCCCGACGACGGGCTCTGA
- the crcB gene encoding fluoride efflux transporter CrcB, whose amino-acid sequence MNWDVWLVGLGGGAGAALRYLVDRAVSRAVGTGLPWGTFTVNVAGTLLLGLLVGAAGAAALPPRLWALLSVGLCGALTTYSTFSHEVLSLAREGRVPAAAGYAALTGGCALAALAAGAWAAGALL is encoded by the coding sequence GTGAACTGGGATGTGTGGCTCGTCGGTCTGGGCGGCGGCGCGGGCGCGGCCCTGCGCTACCTGGTGGACCGGGCCGTCTCGCGCGCGGTCGGCACGGGGCTGCCCTGGGGCACGTTCACCGTGAACGTCGCGGGCACCCTGCTGCTGGGGCTGCTGGTCGGCGCGGCGGGGGCGGCGGCGCTCCCCCCGCGGCTGTGGGCCCTGCTCTCCGTCGGGTTGTGCGGCGCGCTGACCACGTACTCGACCTTCTCCCACGAGGTCCTCTCCCTGGCCCGGGAGGGGCGTGTCCCGGCCGCCGCCGGCTACGCGGCCCTGACCGGGGGCTGCGCGCTGGCCGCACTGGCGGCGGGGGCGTGGGCCGCGGGCGCCCTGCTCTGA
- the crcB gene encoding fluoride efflux transporter CrcB, whose protein sequence is MSADDRAPRSRHVAAMAGIAACGGAAGAVARHLVAQAWPTPDGGPPLATLAVNLAGSVLIGVLVAAAAGPRPAPPWVRQLLGTGFLGGFTTYSAHVLDTGALAASGRVAEAAAYMALTLVGAVAGTALGAWATGRAVRALVRRRRP, encoded by the coding sequence ATGTCCGCCGACGACCGAGCGCCCCGCTCCCGGCACGTGGCCGCCATGGCCGGGATCGCCGCCTGCGGCGGGGCCGCGGGGGCGGTGGCCCGCCACCTGGTGGCGCAGGCCTGGCCGACCCCCGACGGCGGTCCGCCGCTGGCCACCCTGGCCGTCAACCTCGCGGGCTCGGTGCTCATCGGCGTCCTGGTCGCGGCCGCCGCCGGGCCCCGGCCCGCGCCGCCCTGGGTCAGGCAGCTGCTCGGCACCGGCTTCCTGGGCGGGTTCACCACCTACTCGGCCCACGTCCTGGACACGGGGGCGCTGGCGGCCTCCGGACGGGTCGCCGAGGCCGCGGCCTACATGGCGCTCACGCTGGTCGGGGCGGTGGCCGGGACCGCCCTGGGCGCGTGGGCCACGGGGCGCGCGGTCCGCGCGCTGGTCCGTAGGAGGCGGCCGTGA
- a CDS encoding DUF501 domain-containing protein, producing the protein MTSADQPAPGHAAGRPAPVAERDTAAVELQLGRPPRGVRAIAHRCPCGLPDVVRTAPRLENGEPFPTLYYLTCPRAASAIGRMENEGRMRRMQERLGEEPELRAAYTRAHEAYLAERAEQARLDGVEPLPEGMQSTGGMPTRVKCLHALVAHELAEPGTNPFGAEALEELPHWWDRGPCVCVDEDAPEGDEGNAS; encoded by the coding sequence ATGACTTCCGCAGATCAGCCCGCGCCCGGGCACGCCGCCGGGCGCCCCGCTCCGGTCGCCGAGCGCGACACCGCCGCCGTCGAACTCCAACTGGGCCGCCCGCCGCGCGGTGTACGCGCGATCGCGCACCGCTGCCCCTGCGGCCTGCCCGACGTGGTGCGCACCGCGCCCCGGCTGGAGAACGGCGAGCCCTTCCCGACCCTGTACTACCTGACGTGCCCGCGCGCCGCCTCGGCCATCGGCCGGATGGAGAACGAGGGCCGCATGCGCCGGATGCAGGAGCGCCTGGGGGAGGAGCCCGAACTCCGGGCCGCCTACACCAGGGCGCACGAGGCCTACCTGGCCGAGCGGGCCGAGCAGGCGCGCCTGGACGGCGTCGAGCCGCTGCCCGAGGGCATGCAGAGCACCGGTGGCATGCCCACCCGGGTCAAGTGCCTGCACGCGCTGGTCGCCCACGAGCTGGCCGAGCCGGGGACCAACCCCTTCGGAGCCGAGGCGCTGGAGGAACTGCCGCACTGGTGGGACAGGGGCCCGTGCGTGTGTGTCGACGAGGACGCCCCCGAGGGCGACGAAGGGAACGCATCATGA
- a CDS encoding Ppx/GppA phosphatase family protein yields MSGVAAIDCGTNSVRLLIADVVHVGEDEVQVVDVDRRMEIVRLGEGVDETGAFAPQALERTFEALRGYAEAIEAHGIALGPDAVRMVATSATRDASNRQVFVDGVRDILGVEPEVVTGLDEAELSFVGATAELEAEGPGEDLAPPFLVVDIGGGSTEFVLGGALSGDDGELVRASLSVDIGCVRMTERHLRSDPPTAQEVAAATADIEAALDEVERVVPLREAASVVCVAGTATTVAGIALDLPEYDPERIHHTRVGVADLDRITGELLKATSRERSMIGVMHPGRVDVIGAGALVLSRVLARTGADSFTASEHDILDGVAWSLVV; encoded by the coding sequence ATGAGCGGTGTCGCGGCCATCGACTGCGGAACCAACTCCGTCCGGCTGCTGATCGCCGACGTCGTCCACGTGGGCGAGGACGAGGTGCAGGTGGTCGACGTCGACCGGCGCATGGAGATCGTGCGCCTGGGTGAGGGCGTGGACGAGACCGGGGCGTTCGCGCCCCAGGCGCTGGAGCGCACCTTCGAGGCGCTGCGCGGGTACGCCGAGGCCATCGAGGCGCACGGCATCGCCCTGGGCCCGGACGCGGTGCGCATGGTCGCCACCAGCGCCACCCGGGACGCGAGCAACCGCCAGGTCTTCGTCGACGGCGTGCGCGACATCCTCGGCGTGGAGCCCGAGGTAGTCACCGGCCTGGACGAGGCCGAGCTGTCCTTCGTGGGCGCCACCGCCGAGCTGGAGGCCGAGGGCCCGGGCGAGGACCTGGCCCCGCCCTTCCTGGTCGTGGACATCGGCGGCGGCTCCACCGAGTTCGTCCTGGGCGGCGCCTTGTCCGGGGACGACGGCGAGCTGGTCCGCGCGTCGCTGTCGGTGGACATCGGCTGCGTGCGCATGACCGAGCGCCACCTGCGCAGCGACCCTCCCACGGCGCAGGAGGTCGCGGCGGCGACCGCCGACATCGAGGCCGCGCTGGACGAGGTCGAGCGGGTGGTCCCGCTGCGCGAGGCCGCCTCGGTCGTGTGCGTCGCGGGTACCGCGACCACGGTCGCCGGTATCGCCCTGGACCTGCCCGAGTACGACCCCGAGCGCATCCACCACACCCGCGTGGGCGTCGCCGACCTGGACCGCATCACCGGGGAGCTGCTCAAGGCCACCTCGCGGGAGCGGTCGATGATCGGCGTCATGCACCCGGGCCGGGTGGACGTCATCGGCGCGGGCGCGCTCGTGCTGTCGCGGGTGCTCGCCCGCACGGGGGCCGACTCCTTCACGGCCAGTGAGCACGACATCCTCGACGGTGTGGCCTGGAGCCTGGTCGTGTGA
- a CDS encoding NAD(P)/FAD-dependent oxidoreductase, which yields MTESRNYRLVHGGGDDAEIPHILIVGGGYLGMYTARRLEKKLGAGEARITVIDPNSYMTYQPFLPETASGSISPRHVVVPLRKVFKRVRVLGGRVVRIDHADRTVRYEPNVGEAQTLAYDYLVMAAGAVSRTLPIPGLAEWGIGIKTVEEAAFLRNHVLDQLSIADSTDDEAIRRKALNFVFVGGGFAGAEAIAELEDMVRDAVRHHPSIGLEDVQFYLIEAADKILPEVGPEVGSKALNQLRRRGIDVRLKTFLESAVDQHIKLSDGTEFDSGTLVWTAGVKPSPVVAASDLPLGPKGHLDTSEYLAVNGVENAFAGGDNAQVPDGNGGYYPPNAQNAVRQAPVLADNVIAALRGTEPKAYRHKNLGAVAGLGVHKGAAQLFGKIKLNGRLAWYAHRSYHLFAVPTFNRKMRVLSDWTLALFLRRDYAALPEMAEPRQAFEEASHPQIEDGRLRRVS from the coding sequence ATGACCGAGAGCAGGAACTACCGGCTGGTACACGGCGGAGGGGACGACGCGGAGATCCCGCACATCCTCATCGTCGGCGGCGGTTACCTCGGGATGTACACCGCGAGGCGGCTGGAGAAGAAGCTCGGGGCGGGCGAGGCGCGGATCACCGTCATCGACCCCAACTCCTACATGACCTACCAGCCCTTCCTGCCCGAGACCGCGTCCGGCAGCATCTCGCCCCGACACGTGGTCGTCCCGCTGCGCAAGGTCTTCAAGCGGGTCCGCGTCCTGGGCGGCAGGGTCGTGCGCATCGACCACGCCGACCGCACGGTCCGCTACGAGCCCAACGTCGGCGAGGCCCAGACCCTCGCCTACGACTACCTCGTCATGGCCGCCGGAGCGGTCTCGCGCACCCTGCCCATCCCCGGCCTGGCCGAGTGGGGCATCGGGATCAAGACGGTCGAGGAGGCCGCCTTCCTGCGCAACCACGTCCTGGACCAGCTCTCCATCGCCGACTCCACCGACGACGAGGCCATCCGGCGCAAGGCGCTGAACTTCGTCTTCGTCGGCGGCGGATTCGCCGGGGCCGAGGCCATCGCCGAGCTGGAGGACATGGTCCGCGACGCCGTGCGCCACCACCCCTCGATCGGCCTGGAGGACGTGCAGTTCTACCTCATCGAGGCGGCTGACAAGATCCTCCCCGAGGTCGGCCCCGAGGTCGGCAGCAAGGCGCTCAACCAGCTGCGCCGCCGCGGCATCGACGTCCGGCTCAAGACCTTCCTGGAGTCGGCGGTCGACCAGCACATCAAGCTCAGCGACGGCACCGAGTTCGACTCGGGCACGCTGGTGTGGACCGCGGGCGTCAAGCCCAGCCCGGTCGTGGCCGCCAGCGACCTGCCGCTCGGCCCCAAGGGCCACCTGGACACCAGCGAGTACCTGGCCGTCAACGGCGTGGAGAACGCCTTCGCGGGCGGCGACAACGCGCAGGTGCCGGACGGCAACGGCGGCTACTACCCGCCCAACGCCCAGAACGCGGTCCGCCAGGCCCCGGTCCTGGCCGACAACGTGATCGCCGCCCTGCGCGGCACCGAGCCCAAGGCCTACCGCCACAAGAACCTGGGCGCGGTCGCCGGGCTCGGAGTCCACAAGGGCGCCGCCCAGCTGTTCGGCAAGATCAAGCTCAACGGCCGCCTGGCCTGGTACGCGCACCGGTCCTACCACCTGTTCGCGGTCCCGACCTTCAACCGCAAGATGCGCGTGCTCTCGGACTGGACGCTCGCCCTCTTCCTGCGCCGCGACTACGCCGCGCTCCCGGAGATGGCCGAGCCCCGCCAGGCCTTCGAGGAGGCCAGCCACCCGCAGATCGAGGACGGCCGCCTCCGCCGGGTCAGCTGA
- a CDS encoding helix-turn-helix domain-containing protein — translation MSNDRPASDPRPASGGGSPRPHPRPEVPPVQDGSSDDRTTGLPLRGLLLALGDPVVDVAAAPDGLDVQVDNVVILDPEDRTEVREGDLVLLIGARGASARRLVRALAERGATAVAVKTSAHPASEEAPPTAGTRPGRPRPGGGDEARALRTEAREAGIALLAVRPEVRWDQLQSVCRSILDEARLTASEDLGESGGDLFSMAQTIARLTGGLVSIEDAASRVLAYSSGAEVDELRRLSVLGRRGPESYLALLREWGVFAKLRAGEEVVRVEEHPELGIRRRLAVGIHAGRQPLGAIWVQEGDRPLAEHAEEALLGAARTTALQMIRQRTQASAGLRLREDLLSSLLEGRIDAGALADTVEVHADRGALVVAFALVEGSEGAAEERPDRPERELRRRQLIDLVSVHTAAYRRSALVTALGGRVYVLLPDLARVREGRRGVERSVLALTRKTVAAARAALGLEVRAAVGSLVERLGDVPDSRAEADRVLDAVERSPDRGPGWDVATISDVRSRVLVSETLARLREDPSLRDPRVSRLIEHDRAGGADLVRSLLAYLEAFGDARAAAERLHIHPNTLRYRVRRAASVSGIDLGDPGERLFTQLQLLMEQQGPTR, via the coding sequence ATGAGCAACGACCGCCCCGCTTCCGACCCGCGTCCCGCCTCCGGCGGCGGGTCGCCCCGACCGCACCCGCGGCCGGAGGTTCCTCCTGTTCAGGATGGTTCATCCGATGACAGGACCACGGGTCTGCCCTTGCGCGGACTGCTGCTGGCCCTGGGCGACCCCGTCGTGGACGTGGCCGCCGCCCCGGACGGGCTCGATGTCCAGGTGGACAACGTCGTCATCCTCGACCCGGAGGACCGCACGGAGGTGCGCGAGGGGGACCTGGTGCTGCTGATCGGGGCGCGGGGCGCCTCCGCGCGGCGCCTGGTCAGGGCGCTGGCCGAGCGCGGCGCCACGGCCGTCGCGGTCAAGACCAGCGCGCACCCGGCGTCGGAGGAGGCGCCGCCGACCGCCGGGACGCGCCCCGGCCGCCCCCGGCCCGGAGGCGGTGACGAGGCGCGGGCGCTGCGCACCGAGGCGCGGGAGGCGGGGATCGCCCTGCTCGCGGTGCGCCCCGAGGTGCGCTGGGACCAGTTGCAGTCGGTGTGCCGGTCCATCCTGGACGAGGCCCGCCTGACCGCCTCGGAGGACCTGGGCGAGTCCGGCGGCGACCTGTTCTCCATGGCGCAGACCATCGCCAGGCTCACCGGCGGGCTGGTGAGCATCGAGGACGCGGCGAGCCGGGTGCTGGCCTACTCCAGCGGCGCCGAGGTGGACGAGCTGCGGCGGCTGTCGGTGCTGGGGCGGCGCGGCCCGGAGTCGTACCTGGCGCTGCTGCGCGAGTGGGGGGTGTTCGCCAAGCTGCGCGCGGGCGAGGAGGTGGTGCGGGTGGAGGAGCACCCCGAACTGGGCATCAGGCGCCGGTTGGCCGTGGGCATCCACGCGGGACGCCAGCCGCTGGGCGCGATCTGGGTGCAGGAGGGCGACCGGCCGCTGGCCGAGCACGCGGAGGAGGCCCTGCTGGGCGCGGCGCGCACCACCGCGCTGCAGATGATCCGCCAGCGCACGCAGGCCAGCGCGGGGCTGCGGCTGCGCGAGGACCTGCTGTCGAGCCTGCTGGAGGGCAGGATCGACGCCGGAGCGCTGGCCGACACCGTGGAGGTGCACGCCGACCGGGGAGCGCTGGTGGTGGCGTTCGCCCTGGTCGAGGGGTCCGAGGGCGCGGCTGAGGAGCGCCCCGACCGGCCCGAGCGCGAGTTGCGCCGACGTCAGCTGATCGACCTGGTGTCGGTGCACACCGCGGCCTACCGGCGCAGCGCCCTGGTGACCGCGCTGGGCGGTCGGGTCTACGTGCTGCTGCCGGACCTGGCGCGCGTCCGGGAGGGGCGGCGCGGGGTGGAGCGGTCGGTGCTGGCGCTGACCCGCAAGACGGTGGCGGCGGCGCGCGCGGCGCTGGGACTGGAGGTGCGCGCGGCGGTGGGGTCGCTGGTGGAGCGGCTGGGGGACGTGCCGGACTCGCGTGCGGAGGCGGACCGGGTCCTGGACGCGGTGGAACGCTCTCCCGACCGGGGTCCGGGCTGGGACGTGGCGACCATCTCCGACGTGCGCTCGCGGGTGCTGGTCAGCGAGACGCTGGCACGGCTGCGCGAGGACCCGTCGCTGCGGGACCCGCGGGTGAGCCGGCTGATCGAGCACGACCGCGCGGGCGGCGCCGACCTGGTGCGCTCCCTGCTGGCCTACCTGGAGGCGTTCGGGGACGCGCGGGCGGCGGCGGAGCGGCTGCACATCCACCCGAACACGCTGCGGTACCGGGTGCGCCGGGCGGCGTCGGTGAGCGGGATCGACCTGGGGGACCCCGGGGAGCGCCTGTTCACGCAGTTGCAGCTGTTGATGGAGCAGCAGGGGCCGACGCGCTGA